The Candidatus Nanosynbacter lyticus genome window below encodes:
- the hpt gene encoding hypoxanthine phosphoribosyltransferase produces the protein MNQDIATILVTTEQINDAVARLGQELTAEYRDKNPLVIGVLRGVAPFMIDLVRAMDCYLEIDFIDVSSYGDATESSGAVTVLKDIDSDVTGRHVLLVEDIVDTGRTLEKLLELFAGRGAASVKVCSLLDKPERRIVNVTADYIGLSVPNEFVVGYGLDFRQQYRNLPYIGVLKPEIYQN, from the coding sequence ATGAATCAAGATATCGCTACCATCCTCGTAACTACTGAACAAATTAATGACGCGGTGGCGCGGCTGGGCCAGGAGCTGACAGCAGAGTATCGTGACAAGAATCCGCTCGTCATCGGCGTCCTGCGTGGCGTGGCACCGTTCATGATCGATCTGGTACGCGCCATGGATTGCTATCTGGAAATTGATTTCATCGACGTCTCCAGCTACGGCGACGCGACTGAATCATCCGGCGCGGTCACCGTTCTCAAGGACATCGATAGCGACGTTACTGGGCGACATGTTTTGTTGGTCGAAGACATCGTCGATACCGGCCGAACGTTGGAAAAATTGCTAGAATTATTCGCCGGTCGCGGTGCCGCCTCAGTCAAAGTCTGCTCACTACTCGACAAACCCGAACGACGTATCGTCAACGTTACCGCCGATTACATCGGCCTATCAGTTCCTAACGAATTCGTCGTCGGCTACGGCCTAGATTTCCGCCAACAATACCGCAATCTGCCATATATCGGGGTATTGAAACCAGAAATCTATCAAAATTAG
- the ftsE gene encoding cell division ATP-binding protein FtsE, whose product MILLDRVTKTYGKDNKPALNRVSVHVKPGEFVILVGTSGAGKSTLLKLLTREEKPTGGKIVVGGIDYDTLKDKHIPLLRRKIGVVFQDFKLLPNRTVFENVAFALEIAGMTNREIKSTVPKVIELVGLKGKEKNFPNQLSGGERQRVAIARAVVRQPKILIADEPTGNLDPKHSWDIVRLLEKINKYGTTVLLTTHNVDIVNKLKRRVITIDHGKITSDQAKGSYKQ is encoded by the coding sequence ATGATTTTGTTAGATAGGGTTACCAAAACGTATGGCAAGGATAACAAGCCGGCCTTGAACCGGGTTAGTGTCCATGTCAAACCGGGCGAGTTTGTGATCCTGGTCGGGACGTCGGGTGCGGGGAAGTCGACGCTGCTCAAGCTGCTGACCCGCGAGGAAAAGCCGACTGGTGGCAAGATTGTTGTCGGTGGGATTGATTATGACACGCTCAAGGACAAGCATATCCCGCTGCTACGGCGCAAGATCGGCGTGGTGTTTCAGGATTTCAAGCTGCTACCAAACCGGACGGTGTTTGAGAATGTGGCCTTTGCGCTGGAGATTGCCGGGATGACTAATCGCGAGATCAAATCAACGGTGCCAAAGGTGATTGAGCTAGTGGGGCTGAAAGGTAAGGAAAAGAATTTCCCAAACCAACTGTCTGGCGGTGAGCGCCAACGGGTGGCGATTGCCCGGGCAGTGGTTCGGCAGCCAAAGATCTTGATCGCTGACGAGCCGACTGGTAACCTTGACCCAAAGCATAGCTGGGATATTGTGCGCTTGCTGGAAAAAATTAACAAATACGGCACCACGGTGCTGTTGACCACGCACAACGTCGATATTGTCAATAAGCTCAAGCGCCGGGTGATCACCATTGATCACGGTAAAATCACCTCTGATCAAGCCAAGGGGAGTTACAAACAATGA
- the secA gene encoding preprotein translocase subunit SecA: MAMTQQKALSKIFGDPQKKILKRLQKQVDVINGLSGKYEKLSDKELQAQTEALKKRLTKKNVTLDMILPDAFAVAREAAKRVIGERPYDVQLIGGMVLHEGNVAEMKTGEGKTLVATLPTYLNALEGKGVHVVTVNDYLAQRDAGWMGQVYDFLGLTTGVIINEASFVYDKEYDNEHHDDPRMRKLRPVTRKEAYAADITYGTNNEFGFDYLRDNMVNDVDLLRQRELNFAIVDEVDSILIDEARTPLIISAPAAENPDNYYTFAKVASKLVPEDYVLDEKRRSVALTDEGVEKVQKLLGIKNLYTPDHVRSVYHMDQALRAQTLFKRDKDYVVTNDGEVIIVDEHTGRLMQGRRYNEGLHQAIEAKEGVPVLEESMTLATISFQNYFRLYNKLSGMTGTAFTEAEEFQQIYSLDVIQIPPNKPVIRDDKEDLIFKTEKGKLKAVAEAIKDYHKQGRPVLVGSGSIAKNEQIAKYLEKEGIKFEILNAKNNEREAAIIEKAGEKGAITLATNIAGRGTDIKLGKGVKELGGLVVIGSERHESRRIDNQLRGRGGRQGDPGETQFYVSTEDDLMRIFQGERIAALMDRLGVDEDTPIQNRAVSKTLEAAQKRVEGYNFDTRKNVVQYDNVINRHRRVVYTMRRKILEGDNIQPEIERLLRDRVKELVTLPTKNNPKFIEEFTSAFPVDEAAVRKVGLEKKDRLRLQKALKLARQAYQEKDEEIGTEELRGVEREVYMAVLDTLWMQHLENMQHLREGIHWRSVGQRDPLVEYRAESQKLFTSLQENLRNEVLNTIFHIHKSDAVIRQSQDDEYDTELTRLAESAVERGVNEVGTGEENRDGDFSVKKGKSNAESNRAKNQARKKKKAQRQNRKKNRK, encoded by the coding sequence ATGGCAATGACACAACAAAAGGCGCTGAGTAAGATTTTTGGCGATCCGCAGAAGAAGATTTTGAAGCGGCTGCAGAAGCAAGTTGACGTAATTAACGGTCTGTCTGGAAAGTACGAAAAACTGTCAGACAAGGAGTTGCAGGCGCAGACAGAGGCGCTGAAAAAACGTCTGACGAAGAAAAACGTAACGCTGGATATGATTTTGCCGGATGCCTTTGCGGTGGCTCGTGAGGCAGCCAAGCGCGTCATCGGCGAGCGTCCGTACGACGTTCAGCTAATCGGCGGCATGGTCCTTCATGAGGGCAATGTTGCCGAGATGAAGACCGGTGAAGGTAAGACCCTGGTGGCGACGCTGCCGACCTATCTCAACGCACTGGAAGGCAAGGGTGTTCACGTGGTGACTGTCAACGACTATCTGGCGCAGCGTGACGCTGGCTGGATGGGCCAGGTGTATGACTTTTTGGGCTTGACTACTGGTGTGATCATCAACGAAGCGTCATTTGTCTATGACAAAGAGTACGATAATGAGCATCACGACGATCCGCGCATGCGCAAGCTCCGTCCGGTCACTCGTAAAGAAGCTTATGCTGCCGACATTACGTATGGCACTAATAACGAGTTTGGCTTTGACTATCTACGCGACAACATGGTGAACGACGTTGACTTATTACGTCAGCGCGAGCTGAACTTTGCTATCGTTGACGAGGTGGACTCAATTCTGATCGATGAAGCGCGCACGCCGCTGATCATCTCGGCACCAGCAGCAGAGAACCCAGACAATTACTACACGTTCGCTAAAGTTGCCAGTAAATTAGTGCCAGAGGACTATGTTCTGGATGAAAAGCGCCGCAGCGTGGCGCTGACCGACGAGGGCGTGGAAAAAGTCCAAAAACTGCTGGGAATAAAAAATTTGTACACGCCAGACCACGTGCGCAGTGTGTATCATATGGATCAGGCTCTGCGAGCACAAACATTGTTCAAGCGCGACAAAGATTATGTAGTGACCAACGACGGCGAAGTGATCATCGTCGATGAGCACACTGGTCGTTTGATGCAAGGACGCCGTTACAACGAAGGTTTGCACCAGGCAATTGAGGCGAAAGAAGGTGTGCCAGTGCTGGAAGAAAGCATGACGCTGGCGACCATTTCGTTCCAGAATTATTTCCGTTTGTATAATAAATTGAGCGGTATGACTGGTACGGCGTTTACTGAAGCTGAGGAGTTTCAGCAAATTTATTCACTGGACGTTATCCAGATTCCACCGAACAAGCCAGTGATTCGCGACGATAAAGAAGACCTGATTTTCAAGACTGAAAAGGGCAAGTTGAAGGCAGTTGCCGAAGCCATCAAAGATTATCACAAGCAAGGCCGGCCGGTGCTGGTTGGTTCTGGTTCGATTGCCAAGAACGAGCAGATTGCTAAATATCTGGAAAAGGAAGGCATCAAGTTTGAGATTCTAAACGCCAAGAACAATGAGCGTGAGGCGGCCATCATCGAGAAGGCTGGTGAAAAGGGCGCGATTACACTGGCGACAAACATCGCTGGGCGTGGTACTGACATTAAGCTCGGCAAGGGTGTCAAGGAACTGGGCGGCCTGGTGGTGATTGGTTCGGAGCGGCACGAATCACGACGCATCGACAATCAGCTGCGCGGTCGTGGCGGTCGTCAGGGCGACCCGGGCGAGACCCAGTTCTACGTATCGACCGAAGATGATTTGATGCGAATTTTCCAGGGCGAGCGTATCGCGGCGTTGATGGATCGGCTGGGTGTCGACGAAGATACGCCGATTCAAAACCGCGCTGTGTCAAAGACGCTGGAAGCAGCGCAGAAGCGCGTCGAAGGCTATAACTTTGATACGCGCAAAAATGTTGTTCAGTACGACAACGTCATTAATCGTCATCGCCGCGTGGTCTACACGATGCGGCGAAAAATCCTTGAAGGCGACAATATCCAGCCGGAAATTGAGCGGTTGTTGCGGGACAGAGTCAAAGAGTTAGTGACGCTACCAACCAAAAACAACCCAAAGTTTATCGAGGAATTTACGTCGGCCTTTCCAGTCGATGAAGCGGCAGTGCGCAAGGTTGGTCTCGAGAAGAAAGACCGTCTGCGCCTCCAAAAAGCCCTAAAACTAGCACGTCAGGCCTACCAGGAAAAAGATGAAGAAATCGGTACTGAAGAGTTGCGCGGCGTGGAGCGTGAGGTGTATATGGCGGTGCTCGACACCCTGTGGATGCAGCACCTAGAGAATATGCAACACCTGCGCGAAGGGATCCACTGGCGCAGCGTTGGCCAGCGCGATCCATTGGTAGAATACCGGGCGGAGTCACAAAAATTGTTCACTAGCCTTCAGGAAAATCTGCGTAACGAAGTTCTGAACACAATTTTTCATATTCATAAATCCGACGCAGTAATTCGCCAGTCGCAGGATGATGAGTATGACACCGAGCTAACGCGCCTAGCCGAAAGCGCAGTTGAGCGTGGCGTTAATGAAGTTGGTACGGGCGAGGAAAATCGTGACGGTGACTTTTCGGTGAAAAAGGGTAAATCTAACGCCGAGTCGAACCGCGCTAAAAACCAAGCACGCAAGAAGAAAAAAGCGCAGCGCCAAAATCGCAAAAAGAATCGCAAATAA
- the murD gene encoding UDP-N-acetylmuramoyl-L-alanine--D-glutamate ligase yields MKIIIAGYGLEGISSLRYFRQAFPDAEFVIADQKAVENAPDGVAVRTGESVFAERLQDADMVVRAPGVPPRLLKTSGKIWSATNEFFDKCPVPIIGVTGTKGKGTTCSLIVAILRAAGQTVHLVGNIGVPALDALPNITKDDFVVYELSSFQLWDLEKSPTIAVVLMIEPDHLEVHTDFAEYLDAKKNIRRHQGIIDTCLYHPTNKYSEEVAATPFNGLLDEQGHATCEYCGDDALDFAHRYAVPDEDQVYVRDGYFCVQDRRICRTDHLRLPGAHNLENACAAMSAVTELPITVTDEQYAAGLESFTGLPHRLKFVAEKNGVKYYDDSIATTPGSAIAALRAFEAPKVLIVGGYDKGADYDEMATEIAKQTVRAVIIIGANAAKIEQSLHQASVTATTVVLGQTTMVDVVAQASQLSRPGDVVILSPAAASFGMFKNYVDRGEQFVTAVENL; encoded by the coding sequence ATGAAGATCATCATCGCTGGCTATGGCCTTGAGGGTATATCAAGTTTGAGATATTTTCGGCAGGCTTTTCCTGATGCTGAGTTTGTGATCGCTGACCAGAAAGCGGTTGAGAATGCGCCGGACGGGGTGGCGGTGCGGACTGGTGAGTCGGTGTTCGCTGAGCGGTTGCAGGATGCCGACATGGTGGTGCGAGCACCGGGTGTGCCGCCGCGGCTACTCAAAACGTCGGGCAAAATATGGTCGGCGACCAATGAGTTTTTTGACAAGTGTCCGGTGCCGATTATTGGCGTGACGGGGACGAAAGGCAAGGGTACGACCTGTAGTCTGATCGTGGCGATCTTGCGGGCGGCTGGTCAGACGGTGCATCTGGTTGGGAACATCGGTGTGCCGGCACTGGACGCGCTGCCAAACATCACAAAGGACGATTTCGTTGTGTACGAGCTATCAAGTTTTCAGCTGTGGGATCTCGAGAAGTCGCCGACCATTGCCGTGGTGTTGATGATCGAGCCTGATCATTTGGAGGTGCATACGGATTTTGCCGAGTACCTCGATGCCAAGAAAAATATTCGTCGCCACCAGGGTATTATTGATACATGTTTATATCATCCAACGAATAAATATTCGGAAGAAGTAGCTGCTACGCCTTTTAATGGACTATTGGATGAGCAGGGTCATGCGACGTGTGAGTATTGCGGAGATGATGCACTAGATTTTGCGCACCGCTATGCCGTTCCCGACGAGGATCAGGTGTATGTCCGGGATGGTTACTTCTGTGTGCAAGATCGGCGGATTTGTCGCACCGATCATTTACGGCTGCCGGGCGCGCACAACCTCGAGAATGCGTGTGCGGCGATGAGCGCGGTGACAGAATTGCCGATCACAGTGACCGACGAGCAGTACGCGGCTGGACTAGAGAGTTTTACGGGATTACCGCATCGATTAAAATTTGTTGCTGAGAAAAACGGCGTGAAGTATTACGATGACAGTATCGCTACCACGCCAGGCAGTGCCATCGCGGCGCTGCGGGCGTTTGAGGCGCCGAAAGTGCTGATCGTCGGTGGGTACGACAAGGGGGCGGATTATGATGAAATGGCCACGGAGATTGCCAAACAAACGGTGCGGGCGGTGATCATTATCGGGGCCAATGCGGCAAAGATTGAGCAGTCGCTGCATCAAGCATCGGTGACGGCGACAACAGTGGTGCTCGGCCAGACGACGATGGTGGATGTCGTCGCTCAAGCCAGTCAATTATCTCGCCCGGGCGATGTTGTCATCCTCAGTCCAGCGGCCGCCAGCTTTGGTATGTTCAAAAATTACGTCGACCGCGGCGAGCAGTTCGTGACGGCAGTGGAGAATCTCTAA
- a CDS encoding M16 family metallopeptidase produces the protein MKHTVKEIKLKNGAKGLFIDVPDATVMSFQVQFRAGNRYVRDKDIYETAHIMEHMAFGANEKFRSEHAYEQEFTKNGAYHNAFTSDYSIVYEAACADFEWDRILELQRLAITTPRFNAEELEAEKGNVRSELTGYLNNHNRVMWPRVQQALGEDILTYNQRLKTIDAITLKDIKEHHRRTHTLNNMRFVVAGKLTGRMATIRESLEQWQLEPGERFTIPHDKLSSAAPIFVRRKEASNLTFGWSMNLPRELSDEDSDAMGCLNHILTGTMSSRIFGAARKKGLAYGVFSDTSVGFYDSAWDFGGQVNLETAEALFDIIVRELRRVLNGTITSEDIENAKSYALGRYQMGAQTVAQVSNFYTGRYFADDFVKDYEGVPTAILAVTADQIVRVVREFFAANTWVLAGVSSGDKELLGRLQEKLEGLF, from the coding sequence ATGAAACATACGGTCAAAGAAATAAAATTGAAAAATGGTGCGAAAGGCCTGTTCATTGATGTGCCAGACGCGACAGTGATGAGCTTTCAGGTGCAGTTCCGGGCAGGCAATCGCTACGTCCGCGACAAGGATATCTACGAGACAGCGCACATCATGGAGCACATGGCGTTTGGGGCGAATGAGAAGTTTCGTTCGGAGCACGCCTATGAGCAGGAGTTTACTAAGAATGGTGCGTACCATAATGCGTTTACCTCTGATTATTCAATAGTGTACGAGGCGGCCTGTGCGGATTTTGAATGGGATCGGATTTTGGAATTGCAGCGGTTGGCGATCACCACGCCGCGCTTTAACGCCGAGGAACTAGAGGCCGAGAAGGGCAATGTCCGGAGCGAGCTGACCGGCTATCTGAACAATCATAACCGAGTCATGTGGCCACGGGTGCAGCAAGCGCTGGGCGAGGATATTTTGACGTATAATCAGCGGCTGAAAACGATTGACGCGATTACCCTAAAAGACATCAAGGAGCATCATCGGCGGACACATACGCTCAACAATATGCGATTTGTGGTGGCGGGCAAGTTGACTGGGCGGATGGCGACGATTCGTGAATCGCTGGAGCAGTGGCAGCTAGAGCCGGGCGAGCGGTTTACCATTCCGCACGATAAACTGTCGAGTGCCGCACCGATTTTTGTCCGCCGCAAGGAGGCCTCGAATCTGACATTTGGCTGGTCGATGAATTTGCCGCGTGAGCTGAGCGATGAGGATTCTGACGCTATGGGCTGCTTGAATCATATCTTGACCGGGACGATGAGCTCGCGGATTTTCGGGGCGGCGCGTAAGAAGGGGCTGGCTTACGGCGTGTTCAGCGACACCTCGGTTGGGTTTTATGATTCGGCCTGGGACTTTGGCGGCCAGGTCAACCTCGAGACAGCAGAGGCGCTGTTCGATATCATCGTGCGCGAACTGCGCCGAGTACTGAACGGGACGATCACCTCGGAGGACATCGAGAATGCCAAGTCATATGCACTGGGCCGCTATCAGATGGGGGCACAAACGGTGGCACAGGTCAGCAATTTTTATACCGGGCGTTATTTTGCTGATGATTTCGTCAAGGATTATGAGGGCGTACCGACGGCAATTTTGGCGGTGACTGCTGATCAAATTGTTCGGGTGGTGCGAGAGTTTTTTGCAGCAAATACCTGGGTGCTTGCTGGCGTGAGTAGCGGTGATAAAGAACTGCTCGGGCGACTGCAGGAGAAGCTTGAGGGGCTGTTTTAG
- a CDS encoding cell division protein FtsX: protein MTDISRKAAAKARVDPKVLKRTRQRRRRVLTFWRMCRYGINNFSRNTWLTIAATAVMAVTLLIIAVTMAARQVLVDSVDTISRKSDMSIFLKGSTEQKVIDELTSRLSKLQNVEKVTYISAEQARQEQIEKYKNDPATLEAIKESSNEMPASLRASLKDLNDQRALIEFTKHDELYKKHKDPTKEPSFIGDRRDAINAIGDWVRFASIAGSIATVVFVVISSLVVFNTIRMAIFNRKDEIQMMKLIGADRGFIRGPFIVEAIMYGFIAALVASGVGYLLLFSAHDKLAVRLPMDNLMNIGTTYAGLVVLAMIMIGAVIGIVSSLIATRKYLKL from the coding sequence ATGACCGATATCTCACGTAAAGCCGCCGCCAAGGCGCGCGTCGATCCTAAAGTTCTCAAGCGCACGCGGCAGCGTCGCCGTCGGGTGCTGACGTTCTGGCGAATGTGCCGGTATGGTATCAATAATTTTAGCCGTAATACCTGGCTGACGATCGCAGCGACTGCGGTGATGGCGGTGACGCTGCTCATTATTGCCGTTACTATGGCTGCTCGCCAGGTGCTGGTTGACTCGGTCGATACAATTTCGCGCAAGTCCGATATGTCGATTTTCCTCAAAGGCTCAACCGAGCAAAAGGTGATCGACGAGCTGACATCGCGCCTGAGCAAGCTCCAGAATGTCGAAAAGGTGACGTATATCTCGGCAGAGCAGGCGCGTCAGGAGCAAATCGAGAAGTATAAGAATGATCCAGCAACTCTCGAGGCGATCAAGGAATCAAGTAACGAAATGCCAGCATCGCTTCGGGCTTCGCTCAAGGATTTAAACGATCAGCGGGCACTGATTGAGTTTACGAAGCATGACGAGCTGTATAAGAAGCACAAAGATCCGACCAAAGAACCGTCGTTCATCGGTGATCGGCGTGATGCGATCAACGCTATCGGTGATTGGGTGCGGTTTGCCAGTATCGCCGGCTCGATCGCTACCGTGGTGTTCGTGGTGATTTCGTCGCTGGTGGTGTTTAACACCATCAGGATGGCAATTTTTAACCGCAAAGACGAGATCCAGATGATGAAGCTGATCGGTGCTGATCGTGGATTTATTCGCGGGCCATTTATCGTTGAGGCAATTATGTATGGATTTATCGCGGCACTGGTGGCCTCAGGGGTCGGGTATTTGTTGCTGTTTTCGGCACACGACAAGCTGGCGGTGCGGCTGCCGATGGATAACTTGATGAATATTGGCACCACGTATGCCGGGCTAGTAGTGCTGGCGATGATTATGATTGGTGCGGTGATTGGCATTGTCTCGTCATTGATCGCGACGCGCAAATACTTAAAATTATAA
- the hpf gene encoding ribosome hibernation-promoting factor, HPF/YfiA family, with protein sequence MIKDITITGVKYELTDTTKKYVERKIGALGKYLPRHARKSATADVKIKQIDNPGGNKYEVEVIINVPDKKITAKDSTMNVLAAVDIVEAKLNGQLRKYKDDVLVHVGSSRGVLARFKRGFQREQ encoded by the coding sequence ATGATCAAAGATATTACCATTACTGGCGTCAAATACGAATTGACGGACACCACAAAGAAATACGTTGAGCGCAAAATCGGTGCACTGGGTAAGTACTTGCCGCGGCATGCCCGCAAGAGCGCGACCGCTGATGTAAAGATCAAGCAGATTGACAACCCTGGCGGCAACAAGTACGAGGTTGAGGTGATTATCAATGTACCGGACAAGAAGATCACCGCTAAAGATTCGACGATGAACGTGCTAGCAGCCGTCGATATCGTTGAGGCGAAGCTGAATGGGCAGCTACGTAAGTATAAGGATGATGTGTTGGTGCACGTTGGCAGCAGCCGCGGCGTACTGGCACGGTTCAAGCGCGGTTTCCAGCGCGAGCAGTAG
- a CDS encoding CHAP domain-containing protein — MKIRSTTPVSTSRATRAALVAVSAVVLGAGVFQLGPHVFARDYEAEINALNQQAQQAQNEANRLGTMAATLEEELGRINAQIDSIRAEIAKSQQKHDALVAEIAKNKLAIEKSRKVMGKILSDIYLDDQISPLEMLASSKSIGDYVDKQEQRSSLRSSLNDKIKEIKALQAKLEENKKSVENVLKDQKAQQSQLASKQAEQAKLVNDTKNDQNAYAALATQRNNQAAKLREEQAAANRRALGGVSIPGGIPGGGGYPGVWANAPLDAYVDPWGLYTRECVSYVAWKIHSTGRFVPHFGGAGNANQWPSTAARYGIQSGSTPKAGAAAVMNVGYYGHVMYVESVNGDGTITVSDYNLAWDGLYRKYTRLASGLTYVYF; from the coding sequence ATGAAGATACGGTCCACCACACCAGTTTCGACATCACGAGCCACACGGGCAGCTCTCGTGGCGGTTAGTGCTGTTGTTTTGGGCGCTGGCGTGTTCCAGCTCGGCCCACATGTATTCGCGCGTGACTATGAAGCGGAAATTAACGCTCTCAACCAACAGGCGCAACAGGCGCAGAACGAGGCCAATCGTCTCGGGACGATGGCGGCGACGCTGGAGGAAGAGCTCGGGCGCATCAACGCGCAGATTGATTCGATCCGAGCGGAAATTGCCAAGAGCCAACAAAAGCACGACGCATTGGTTGCGGAGATTGCTAAAAATAAGCTAGCGATTGAAAAGAGCCGCAAGGTCATGGGTAAAATCCTCTCAGATATTTACCTCGATGATCAGATCTCGCCACTCGAGATGCTGGCGAGCTCCAAATCAATCGGCGATTATGTTGATAAGCAGGAGCAACGTAGTAGCTTGCGATCCTCACTGAACGATAAGATCAAGGAAATTAAGGCGCTGCAGGCGAAGTTAGAAGAGAATAAAAAGTCAGTTGAGAATGTACTCAAAGACCAGAAAGCTCAGCAGTCGCAACTGGCGTCCAAGCAGGCAGAGCAGGCCAAGCTCGTCAATGACACCAAGAACGACCAGAATGCCTATGCAGCTCTCGCAACGCAGCGCAATAACCAGGCAGCGAAACTACGCGAAGAGCAGGCGGCGGCTAACCGACGAGCGCTTGGCGGGGTGTCAATTCCGGGTGGTATCCCGGGCGGTGGTGGCTATCCAGGTGTCTGGGCGAATGCACCACTAGATGCTTACGTCGATCCATGGGGCTTATATACACGTGAGTGCGTGAGCTATGTGGCCTGGAAGATCCACAGTACCGGTCGGTTTGTGCCGCATTTTGGTGGGGCTGGTAACGCTAATCAGTGGCCATCAACAGCGGCGCGATACGGCATCCAGAGCGGTTCGACACCAAAGGCTGGCGCGGCGGCGGTCATGAATGTTGGCTATTATGGACACGTGATGTACGTCGAGTCGGTTAATGGTGACGGCACAATTACGGTCAGCGACTATAACTTGGCGTGGGACGGTCTGTACCGAAAGTATACGCGTTTAGCCTCGGGCTTAACCTACGTGTATTTTTAA
- the prfB gene encoding peptide chain release factor 2, which yields MQPLKKRIQTLRSEVEQAKAALDFAALEQELAALDERLNQPEIWHNPDEAQALAKKAASLRQTVEPWQTLSVQLMDIAELMELGDDDLLPEFEAQVVALEQEFTQRKTDLLFSGPYDNREAVVRISAGVGGLDAQDFAAMLERMYLRWAEKSGMKADTLERSTNDDAGIKTAVLEISGPFAYGKLRSENGVHRLVRLSPFNADNLRQTSFALVEVLPKIDTPDEIAIDPNDLRIDVYRSGGKGGQGVNTTDSAVRVTHVPTGITVAIQNERSQIQNKETALKILRSKLLAMKLEQHAETLSDLRAGESANWGSQIRNYVLHPYTLVKDTRTKHENRNAQGVLDGDIDGFMTAYLRESRG from the coding sequence ATGCAGCCACTCAAAAAGCGCATCCAAACTCTGCGGTCAGAAGTAGAACAGGCCAAGGCGGCGCTGGATTTTGCGGCGCTGGAGCAGGAGCTGGCGGCGCTGGACGAGCGGCTTAATCAGCCGGAGATTTGGCATAATCCGGACGAGGCGCAGGCGCTGGCGAAAAAGGCGGCTAGCTTGCGCCAGACAGTTGAGCCGTGGCAGACGCTCAGCGTGCAGCTCATGGATATCGCCGAGTTGATGGAGCTGGGCGATGATGATTTGCTGCCGGAGTTTGAGGCGCAGGTGGTGGCGCTGGAGCAGGAGTTTACTCAGCGCAAGACCGATTTATTATTCAGCGGCCCATACGATAACCGCGAGGCGGTGGTGCGGATTTCGGCCGGTGTAGGCGGGCTGGATGCTCAGGACTTTGCGGCGATGCTGGAGCGGATGTATCTGCGCTGGGCGGAGAAGTCGGGGATGAAAGCCGATACACTGGAGCGTTCGACCAATGATGACGCTGGGATAAAGACGGCGGTGCTGGAGATTTCTGGGCCGTTTGCCTATGGAAAATTGCGCTCAGAAAATGGTGTGCATCGGCTGGTGCGCCTCAGTCCGTTTAATGCTGATAATTTGCGCCAGACTAGCTTTGCGCTGGTGGAGGTGTTGCCAAAGATTGATACGCCGGATGAAATTGCGATTGACCCGAATGATCTGAGGATTGATGTGTATCGTTCGGGCGGTAAGGGCGGCCAGGGCGTCAATACCACTGATTCGGCGGTGCGGGTGACGCACGTGCCGACGGGAATCACGGTGGCGATTCAGAACGAGCGCTCGCAGATCCAGAATAAAGAGACGGCGCTGAAGATCTTGCGCTCCAAGCTGCTGGCGATGAAGCTGGAGCAGCACGCCGAAACCCTGTCTGATCTCAGGGCTGGCGAGTCAGCCAACTGGGGCAGCCAGATTAGAAATTATGTCCTGCACCCATACACACTGGTCAAGGATACCCGCACCAAGCACGAGAACCGCAATGCCCAAGGGGTGCTGGACGGGGATATCGATGGGTTTATGACGGCTTATTTGCGTGAGTCGCGTGGCTAA